From the genome of uncultured Pseudodesulfovibrio sp., one region includes:
- the cbiQ gene encoding cobalt ECF transporter T component CbiQ, whose translation MASLTEPFASGDSFLHGMDPRVRLLAALVLTLPMALLPELKPAWLALAAGLVLVKMARLNMLLVLNRLMVVNLFIAFLWFFLPFSVPGEPVFDLGPLHATAQGIDRALLITVKSNAIVISLMALLGTISIQNLGPALQQLGVPDKLCHILLFTHRYIFSIYQEYTTMRQAMRARGFKPRTDTHTYRSFAWLVGMLLVKSWDRAERVHGAMLCRGFRGRFYTLTAFRTRPGDYLFLLACAALSAGLIYIGFIQGRPL comes from the coding sequence GTGGCCTCACTGACCGAGCCGTTCGCCTCGGGCGATTCCTTTCTACACGGCATGGACCCACGCGTCCGACTGCTGGCAGCACTGGTTCTGACCTTGCCCATGGCCCTGCTTCCCGAACTCAAACCAGCCTGGTTGGCTTTGGCCGCCGGGCTGGTTCTGGTCAAGATGGCCCGGTTGAACATGCTCCTGGTGCTCAACCGGCTCATGGTGGTCAATCTGTTCATTGCCTTTCTTTGGTTCTTCCTGCCGTTTTCGGTGCCGGGCGAGCCGGTTTTCGATCTCGGTCCGCTTCACGCCACGGCGCAGGGTATCGACCGTGCGCTGCTGATCACGGTAAAATCCAACGCCATCGTCATCAGCCTGATGGCCCTGCTCGGAACCATTTCCATCCAGAACCTGGGCCCGGCCCTGCAGCAACTGGGCGTACCCGACAAGCTTTGCCACATCCTGCTGTTCACACACCGCTACATATTTTCCATATACCAGGAATACACGACCATGCGTCAGGCCATGCGGGCGCGAGGGTTCAAACCGCGCACTGACACGCACACCTACCGTTCCTTCGCCTGGCTGGTGGGCATGCTCCTGGTCAAGAGCTGGGACCGCGCGGAACGGGTTCATGGAGCGATGCTTTGCCGTGGGTTCAGAGGCCGCTTTTATACCCTGACCGCATTCAGGACCCGGCCCGGCGATTACCTGTTCCTGCTGGCCTGCGCAGCGCTGAGTGCCGGCCTGATCTACATCGGATTCATCCAAGGGAGACCGCTTTGA
- a CDS encoding M48 family metallopeptidase gives MIRLPAVFLLLSLVLPYLFAGCAPVTARPDVDLELAAKEAAIQKRMAVESRMKKFWRLSDVSLSVLEHGTALCADRVTYYLGMDTNSVDNVPDEWRQAYKDALHLGDRVRVTRVFANTPAAAAGFQPGDIVLMINGEKVETGDDAYAKFTRQLHEQLNTGEPVSFWVERDGVPVALNAHPAKRCDYAVVMSEDTVVNAYADGDSVVVTKGMMDYVENDDELALVVGHEMGHNVMGHISKQAGNRFIGAVLDGLIAGVTGVYTNNFANAAGMLYSQDFEQEADYMGVYFMERAGYDSTGAPNFWRRMGADNPYAIGHATTHPTSAYRYVFLEKCSKEVKEKEKEGQNLLPNMEELKTASK, from the coding sequence ATGATCCGCCTGCCTGCTGTCTTTCTGCTTCTGTCTCTTGTTCTTCCCTACCTGTTTGCCGGTTGCGCCCCGGTAACGGCGCGTCCGGACGTCGATCTCGAACTCGCGGCCAAGGAGGCAGCCATCCAGAAGCGGATGGCCGTCGAGAGCCGCATGAAAAAGTTCTGGCGCCTCAGTGACGTTTCCCTGTCTGTCCTGGAACATGGCACCGCCTTGTGCGCGGACCGTGTGACCTACTATCTCGGCATGGACACCAATTCCGTGGACAACGTGCCCGACGAGTGGCGGCAAGCATACAAAGACGCCCTGCATCTTGGCGATCGCGTCAGGGTGACCCGGGTTTTCGCGAACACTCCCGCTGCCGCGGCCGGATTCCAGCCCGGCGACATCGTTTTGATGATCAACGGAGAGAAGGTCGAGACGGGTGACGATGCCTATGCGAAGTTCACCCGCCAACTCCACGAGCAATTGAACACTGGTGAGCCCGTATCCTTTTGGGTTGAGAGGGATGGAGTGCCCGTGGCGCTCAACGCCCATCCGGCCAAGCGATGCGACTACGCCGTCGTCATGTCGGAAGACACCGTGGTCAATGCCTATGCCGACGGCGATTCCGTGGTCGTGACCAAAGGGATGATGGATTACGTCGAGAACGACGATGAACTGGCTTTGGTGGTGGGCCATGAAATGGGCCACAACGTCATGGGACACATCTCCAAGCAGGCCGGCAACCGCTTCATCGGTGCCGTACTGGATGGCCTGATCGCCGGAGTTACGGGAGTCTATACCAATAACTTCGCCAATGCCGCCGGTATGTTGTACAGCCAGGATTTCGAGCAGGAAGCTGACTACATGGGCGTGTATTTCATGGAACGGGCCGGGTACGACTCCACGGGGGCACCGAATTTCTGGCGGCGCATGGGGGCTGACAATCCATACGCGATTGGCCACGCAACCACACACCCGACTTCGGCATACCGCTATGTCTTTTTGGAAAAATGCTCCAAGGAAGTGAAAGAGAAAGAAAAGGAAGGGCAGAATTTGCTCCCCAACATGGAGGAGCTGAAAACCGCTTCAAAATAA
- a CDS encoding ABC transporter ATP-binding protein produces the protein MSHAVIELSDISYAFPGRGETLKGLNFHLHPGEKLGLFGPNGAGKSTMLHILMGLLTPDKGEVTLFGAPMSEPKAFETARLKIGFLFQHSDDQLFCPTVLDDVAFGPLNQGLSREEAMERAHEALKTVGLAGFEDRVPHRLSGGEKKLVALATILSMRPEVLVLDEPTTGLSPEAKDRLVDILKKLDMARLVVSHDPDFLTATTDRLLAMRDGRIQPGELKPHSHVHVHEEGDVPHQH, from the coding sequence TTGAGCCACGCCGTCATTGAACTTTCGGATATTTCATACGCTTTTCCGGGACGCGGGGAGACTCTCAAGGGACTGAACTTCCACCTCCACCCCGGTGAAAAACTCGGCCTGTTCGGCCCCAACGGTGCGGGCAAATCCACCATGCTGCACATACTCATGGGCCTGCTCACCCCGGACAAGGGAGAGGTCACCCTGTTCGGAGCCCCCATGTCCGAACCCAAGGCTTTCGAGACCGCCCGGCTCAAGATCGGTTTTCTCTTCCAGCACTCGGACGACCAGCTCTTCTGCCCCACGGTTCTGGATGACGTCGCCTTCGGCCCGCTCAATCAGGGACTGAGCCGAGAGGAAGCCATGGAACGCGCGCACGAGGCTTTGAAAACAGTCGGTCTGGCAGGTTTCGAGGACCGGGTACCGCACAGGTTGTCCGGCGGCGAAAAGAAGCTGGTAGCCCTGGCCACCATTTTATCCATGCGCCCCGAGGTACTGGTTTTGGACGAACCCACCACCGGGCTCTCGCCCGAGGCCAAGGACCGGTTGGTGGATATCCTGAAAAAGCTGGACATGGCCCGGCTGGTGGTCTCCCACGACCCAGACTTTCTGACCGCGACCACGGACCGCCTGCTGGCCATGCGGGACGGCCGCATCCAGCCCGGCGAACTCAAGCCCCACAGCCATGTCCATGTACACGAGGAAGGGGACGTGCCCCATCAGCATTAA
- a CDS encoding ABC transporter ATP-binding protein: protein MTKPLLDIRELTTCFSSAQGIAKAVDNVSLSFMQGETLAIVGESGCGKTVLALSILGLIPDPPGRVTDGTILYRDKDLLGMSEHELMHVRGNAISMIFQEPMTALNPVFRIDDQIAEPLRLHQGFGKREALEKAVDALKLVGIPNPAKIAKSYPHELSGGMRQRVMIAMALACNPDILIADEPTTALDVTIQAQILDLMDELTQRMNGSLMLITHDLGVVARMAQRVVVMYSGKIVELAGANDLYAEPLHPYTKGLLASMPSLGETRALNPIPGIVPSIFDLPQGCRFHPRCPKAYKKCSLMLPPLYEPQPGRKVRCWLYED, encoded by the coding sequence ATGACAAAACCACTGCTGGACATACGTGAGCTGACAACCTGCTTTTCCTCCGCCCAGGGCATTGCCAAGGCGGTGGATAACGTCAGCCTTTCCTTTATGCAAGGAGAAACCCTGGCCATCGTCGGCGAATCGGGCTGCGGAAAGACCGTGCTCGCGCTGTCCATCCTCGGTCTCATACCCGATCCCCCGGGCCGCGTCACGGACGGGACCATCCTGTATCGGGACAAGGACCTTCTGGGCATGTCCGAGCACGAACTCATGCACGTTCGCGGCAACGCCATCTCCATGATCTTTCAGGAACCCATGACTGCGCTCAATCCGGTCTTCCGCATCGACGACCAGATCGCCGAGCCACTCAGGCTGCATCAGGGGTTCGGCAAGCGCGAGGCTCTGGAAAAGGCCGTGGACGCTCTCAAGCTGGTGGGCATCCCCAACCCGGCCAAGATAGCCAAGTCCTATCCGCATGAGCTGTCCGGCGGCATGCGCCAGCGGGTCATGATCGCCATGGCCCTGGCCTGCAACCCGGATATCCTCATCGCCGACGAACCGACCACCGCCCTCGATGTGACCATCCAGGCCCAGATTCTCGACCTTATGGACGAGTTGACGCAACGCATGAACGGTTCGCTCATGCTCATAACACACGACCTCGGCGTTGTTGCCCGCATGGCCCAGCGCGTGGTGGTCATGTACTCCGGCAAGATAGTCGAACTGGCCGGAGCGAACGACCTCTACGCCGAACCGCTGCACCCTTACACCAAGGGGCTGCTCGCCTCCATGCCCTCCCTGGGCGAGACAAGAGCGCTCAACCCCATTCCCGGCATTGTCCCGTCCATCTTCGACCTGCCTCAAGGGTGCCGGTTCCATCCGCGCTGTCCCAAGGCATACAAGAAGTGCTCGCTCATGCTTCCCCCGCTCTATGAACCGCAACCGGGCCGCAAGGTCCGCTGCTGGCTCTACGAGGACTAG
- the trmFO gene encoding methylenetetrahydrofolate--tRNA-(uracil(54)-C(5))-methyltransferase (FADH(2)-oxidizing) TrmFO: MPQVRHHATYTAYCGGRKRYQGGEMAEVVIVGGGLAGCDCAWQLANAGVSVTLFEMKPEKRSEAHSEDGLAELVCSNSFRATGPAAAIGLLKEEMESLGSLVMEAAFATRVPAGGALAVDRTLFSEYITTKIEDHELITVVRCEIASLDDDALKGCDAVIIAAGPLASPELTESLMAAVGDERLYFYDAIAPIVSRDSVGFDKAFWGSRWKPEDDDYLNCPMDEAEYKAFVAELLAGEKVKPREFEKEVHFEACLPVEAMAERGEMTLAFGPLKPVGFTDPRTGERPFAIVQLRTENADKTAFNLVGFQTKLKYPEQKRIFRMIPGLENAEFLRLGSIHRNTYVNAPEVLDETLQLKNRPGVYLAGQITGVEGYLESAACGLWLGLSMARRLRGEELPEPPVETALGALMNHLRTKPDKQFQPSNVNFGLMPGLEGRIKKKLRKEAYGKRAQAAFSTWFEKTGLKD, translated from the coding sequence ATTCCGCAGGTTCGCCATCACGCCACCTATACGGCATATTGCGGCGGACGTAAACGATATCAGGGAGGGGAAATGGCAGAAGTGGTGATCGTTGGCGGCGGCCTGGCCGGGTGCGACTGCGCCTGGCAGTTGGCGAATGCCGGGGTGTCGGTGACCCTTTTCGAGATGAAGCCGGAGAAACGCAGCGAGGCACATTCCGAGGACGGACTGGCCGAGCTGGTTTGTTCCAATTCCTTCCGGGCGACCGGCCCAGCGGCGGCCATCGGTCTCCTTAAAGAGGAGATGGAGAGTCTGGGCAGTCTCGTCATGGAGGCGGCCTTTGCCACCCGTGTCCCGGCAGGCGGTGCCCTGGCCGTGGACCGGACCCTGTTCTCCGAATACATCACCACAAAGATCGAAGATCACGAGCTGATCACCGTGGTACGCTGTGAAATCGCCTCCCTGGACGATGACGCTCTCAAGGGATGCGACGCGGTGATTATCGCCGCCGGTCCTTTGGCCAGCCCTGAGCTGACCGAAAGCCTGATGGCGGCCGTTGGCGATGAGCGACTCTATTTCTATGATGCCATAGCTCCCATTGTATCGCGCGACTCGGTCGGTTTCGACAAGGCCTTCTGGGGCTCACGCTGGAAGCCGGAGGACGACGACTACCTGAACTGCCCCATGGATGAGGCCGAATACAAGGCCTTTGTGGCTGAGCTGCTGGCAGGGGAAAAGGTCAAGCCGCGCGAGTTCGAGAAAGAAGTCCATTTCGAGGCCTGCCTGCCTGTGGAGGCCATGGCCGAGCGCGGAGAGATGACCCTGGCCTTCGGTCCCCTCAAGCCCGTCGGGTTCACGGACCCGCGGACCGGCGAGCGGCCGTTCGCCATTGTCCAGCTGCGCACCGAGAACGCGGACAAGACCGCCTTTAATCTGGTGGGCTTCCAGACCAAGCTCAAGTATCCGGAGCAAAAACGTATTTTTCGCATGATCCCGGGGCTGGAAAACGCTGAATTTCTGCGTCTGGGGTCCATCCACCGCAATACCTATGTCAACGCACCGGAAGTCCTGGACGAGACCCTGCAGCTGAAAAATCGGCCTGGTGTATATCTGGCCGGTCAGATCACCGGAGTGGAAGGGTACCTGGAGTCGGCTGCCTGCGGTTTGTGGCTCGGCCTGTCCATGGCACGGCGTCTGCGTGGCGAGGAACTGCCAGAACCTCCGGTCGAGACGGCTCTCGGCGCGCTCATGAATCATCTGCGGACCAAGCCCGACAAGCAATTCCAACCGTCCAACGTCAATTTCGGGCTCATGCCCGGCCTTGAAGGCAGGATCAAGAAAAAGCTCAGGAAGGAAGCTTACGGCAAGCGCGCCCAGGCGGCGTTCTCGACCTGGTTCGAAAAGACCGGCCTCAAGGATTGA
- a CDS encoding O-acetylhomoserine aminocarboxypropyltransferase/cysteine synthase family protein — MQDNNYGPQTVALHAGHTPDETGSRAVPIYQTTAYLFRDTEHATNLFALKEPGYIYTRLNNPTTDVLEKRLAALHGGAGAIATASGMAAIFYAVTTIVSAGQNIVSGSNLYGGTQTLFEHTLKRFGIEARFVDSSDPANFEAAIDENTRLVYSEAIGNPRCNVDDLLGIAKVAHAHGLPFILDATVAPPPIFNPFDFGCDIAVYSLTKIVGGHGTAMGGAIVEKGDFDWAAGGKYPELTEPDPTYHDMNLWEALGGPSGEPCPIFTTKVRIGMLRDTGATIAPQNSFLILQGMETLPLRARQHCENARKVAEFLEGHYAVEWVNYAGLPSHPDFDRAKNTFPLGPGAVFGFGVKGGLEAGRKFIESVELCSHLANILDAKTLVIHPASTTHGQSTPEEQEAAGVPLDLVRISVGLEDADDIIDDLDRALSLSQR, encoded by the coding sequence ATGCAAGATAATAATTATGGCCCCCAGACAGTGGCCCTGCACGCGGGACACACCCCGGATGAGACCGGCTCCCGCGCAGTACCCATATATCAGACGACGGCCTATCTGTTCCGCGACACCGAGCACGCGACCAACCTGTTCGCCCTCAAGGAACCGGGCTACATATACACCCGTCTGAACAACCCGACCACGGACGTGCTCGAAAAACGGTTGGCCGCCCTGCACGGCGGGGCTGGTGCCATCGCCACGGCCAGCGGCATGGCCGCCATCTTCTATGCGGTCACGACCATCGTGTCCGCCGGACAGAACATCGTCAGCGGCTCCAACCTGTACGGCGGGACCCAGACCCTGTTCGAGCACACCCTGAAGCGGTTCGGCATCGAGGCGCGTTTCGTGGACTCTTCCGACCCGGCCAACTTTGAGGCGGCCATCGACGAGAACACCCGTCTGGTCTATTCCGAGGCCATCGGCAACCCGCGCTGCAATGTTGACGATCTGCTCGGCATCGCCAAAGTGGCCCATGCCCACGGCCTGCCTTTCATTCTTGACGCCACCGTGGCACCGCCGCCCATCTTCAATCCCTTCGATTTCGGTTGCGACATCGCGGTCTATTCCTTGACCAAGATCGTGGGCGGCCACGGCACGGCCATGGGTGGTGCCATTGTGGAGAAGGGCGACTTCGACTGGGCTGCAGGAGGCAAATATCCGGAACTGACCGAGCCGGACCCGACCTACCACGACATGAACCTGTGGGAAGCGCTGGGCGGTCCCTCGGGAGAGCCGTGCCCGATATTCACCACCAAGGTACGTATCGGCATGCTCCGCGACACGGGCGCGACCATTGCCCCGCAAAACAGCTTCCTGATTCTGCAGGGAATGGAGACATTGCCTCTGCGTGCCCGGCAGCACTGCGAGAACGCCCGCAAGGTGGCGGAGTTCCTGGAAGGGCATTATGCCGTGGAATGGGTCAACTATGCCGGACTGCCGAGTCATCCCGACTTTGACCGCGCCAAAAATACCTTCCCGCTCGGTCCGGGCGCTGTTTTCGGCTTTGGAGTCAAGGGCGGACTGGAAGCGGGCCGCAAGTTCATCGAGTCCGTTGAACTCTGCTCGCACCTAGCCAACATCCTGGATGCAAAGACCCTGGTCATTCATCCGGCATCAACCACCCACGGTCAGTCCACTCCCGAGGAGCAGGAAGCCGCCGGCGTTCCCCTGGATCTGGTGCGCATCTCAGTTGGCCTGGAGGATGCGGACGACATTATCGACGATCTGGATCGGGCACTGTCTTTGTCGCAGCGGTAG
- a CDS encoding HD domain-containing protein — translation MITRDEAFALLKEHNSETSLINHALESEAVMRGLARKLGKDEELWGITGLLHDLDYAVTKELHDRHGLDTVALLEGKLPVEALDAIRRHAGEMNGAEDPQTDFDFALRCGETVTGMVHAGALVRPTKIDGMNPKSLKKKMKDKAFAASVNRDCIRECDKIGLELGEFLQIAIDSVSGIADQVGLAAD, via the coding sequence ATGATAACCCGAGATGAAGCCTTTGCTCTGCTCAAGGAACACAACAGCGAAACCAGCCTGATCAATCACGCCCTGGAATCCGAGGCCGTCATGCGCGGACTGGCCCGGAAGCTCGGCAAGGACGAGGAGTTGTGGGGCATTACCGGCCTGCTGCACGATCTGGACTACGCCGTAACCAAGGAACTGCATGACCGCCACGGCCTGGACACCGTTGCGCTGCTTGAAGGCAAACTCCCGGTCGAGGCCCTGGACGCCATCCGCCGCCACGCAGGCGAGATGAACGGGGCAGAAGATCCTCAGACAGATTTTGATTTTGCCCTGCGCTGCGGCGAGACCGTCACCGGCATGGTCCACGCGGGTGCGCTGGTTCGTCCGACCAAGATCGACGGCATGAACCCCAAAAGCCTCAAGAAGAAGATGAAGGACAAGGCGTTCGCAGCCAGCGTCAACCGAGACTGTATCCGCGAGTGCGACAAGATCGGCCTGGAGCTGGGCGAATTCCTGCAAATCGCCATCGACTCGGTGTCCGGTATTGCCGACCAGGTGGGGCTGGCCGCAGACTAG
- a CDS encoding dipeptide ABC transporter ATP-binding protein: protein MALLELIDVTKHFKVSGGLLGLKTGTVRAVDGVSLSVERGQTLGLVGESGCGKSTLAKCIMGLEPVTSGEVIFGNRSIDAWDEKKLRSKMQMIFQDPYSSLNPRQKIASIIREGLDIHDIGTREERREKVDQLLKLVGLRAEHGKRYPHEFSGGQRQRVAVARSLALDPNLVVCDEPVSALDVSVQAQVLGLLKDLQKRLNLTYVFISHDLSVVSHICDRVAVMYLGRIMEIGESRTLFNDPKHPYTKALLSAVLRPDPTDRPERIALTGDLPSPMNPPTGCPFHPRCPEAFDKCRNGRPELMDQPDGMQVACWLCGE from the coding sequence ATGGCCCTGCTCGAACTGATCGACGTCACCAAGCACTTCAAGGTCTCCGGCGGCCTGTTGGGGCTGAAAACCGGCACCGTGCGCGCCGTGGACGGCGTGAGCCTGAGCGTGGAACGCGGCCAGACCCTGGGTCTGGTTGGCGAATCCGGGTGCGGCAAATCCACTTTGGCCAAATGCATCATGGGGCTGGAGCCTGTCACTTCGGGCGAGGTCATTTTCGGCAACCGTTCCATCGACGCATGGGACGAGAAGAAGCTGCGCTCCAAAATGCAGATGATCTTCCAGGACCCGTATTCTTCCCTGAACCCGCGTCAGAAGATCGCCTCCATCATCCGCGAAGGCCTGGACATCCACGACATCGGCACCAGGGAAGAACGGCGCGAGAAGGTAGATCAACTGCTCAAGCTGGTCGGCCTGCGGGCGGAACACGGCAAGCGCTACCCCCACGAATTTTCCGGCGGCCAGCGCCAACGCGTAGCCGTGGCCCGGTCCCTGGCGCTCGACCCCAATCTGGTGGTCTGCGACGAACCGGTATCCGCCCTGGACGTGTCGGTCCAGGCGCAGGTCCTCGGCCTGCTCAAGGACCTGCAAAAAAGATTGAATCTGACCTACGTGTTCATCTCGCACGACCTGTCCGTGGTCAGCCATATCTGTGACCGTGTCGCGGTCATGTACCTTGGACGCATCATGGAGATCGGCGAAAGCCGGACCCTGTTCAACGACCCGAAGCATCCATACACGAAGGCCCTGCTCTCCGCGGTGCTCAGGCCAGACCCGACGGACAGGCCCGAACGCATCGCCCTGACCGGCGACCTGCCCAGCCCCATGAATCCGCCCACGGGCTGTCCTTTCCACCCCCGCTGCCCCGAAGCCTTCGACAAATGCAGAAACGGGCGCCCCGAACTCATGGACCAGCCGGACGGCATGCAGGTGGCCTGCTGGCTCTGCGGCGAATAA
- a CDS encoding response regulator — protein sequence MQLNTDMRILVVDDSSTMRRIIKADLKELGFKNVITADDGKPAWEIIQRETIDLILSDHKMPGMSGQELLSLVRKHPDYKCLPFIMITAEAFRENVLEAIKLGVSNYVVKPFSAQQLREKIEKVCCAVC from the coding sequence ATGCAACTTAACACGGATATGCGGATTTTGGTGGTGGACGATTCCAGTACCATGCGGCGGATCATCAAGGCCGACTTGAAGGAGTTGGGTTTCAAGAACGTGATCACTGCCGATGACGGCAAACCTGCCTGGGAGATCATCCAGCGGGAAACTATTGATCTGATTTTGTCCGATCACAAGATGCCCGGAATGAGCGGTCAGGAGCTTCTGAGTCTCGTCCGCAAGCATCCTGATTACAAGTGCTTGCCCTTCATCATGATAACCGCCGAGGCCTTTCGTGAAAACGTCCTGGAGGCCATCAAGCTCGGCGTGTCCAACTACGTGGTCAAACCATTCAGCGCCCAGCAACTTCGGGAAAAGATCGAGAAGGTCTGCTGCGCGGTCTGCTGA
- a CDS encoding MATE family efflux transporter translates to MPNNDLTAQMSHSPTRTIWKLAWPQLIMTMFHVLIGMTDVWVAGYISREVQASLGIITQSLFFLLVVAMAVANGAVAAISQSIGAGLEKRAMRYVGLCLILACLLGAVFLVVGLPLKDLLLAALQVPEAMRPVTHYFLTVFLLLLPPYYMLLITNAIFRARKQVFYPLYCMIIVTSLNTVLDLGLGLGWFGLPNIGYKGLAWATFGSVTCGAIFNLALLAKQGQLNPACFAPWRWMKRATPYLVKVAWPSGLMQVVWQSGYLVLYAITASLPGGAVNALAGMSIGLRIESLLFMPAMAFNMTASILIGHYLGARQPLEAKRFGFRILALGLVSISLFALVVWQFINPWVALLTRDSAVAAQAVSYLKWNMLAIPFTLTSMILAGAFNGAGATMYNMLIMGSATWVLRLPLAYLLGHEIMDGAEGIWIAMFCSQVVQSSVLFYFFNFKNWQRFAMIKHRNGQKG, encoded by the coding sequence ATGCCGAACAACGATCTCACCGCGCAGATGTCGCACTCCCCCACCAGAACCATCTGGAAGCTGGCCTGGCCCCAGCTGATCATGACCATGTTCCACGTGCTGATCGGTATGACGGACGTGTGGGTGGCCGGATATATTTCCCGTGAGGTCCAGGCATCGCTGGGCATCATCACCCAGTCCCTGTTCTTTCTGCTGGTGGTGGCCATGGCCGTCGCCAACGGCGCGGTGGCGGCCATCAGCCAGTCCATCGGAGCCGGATTGGAAAAACGGGCCATGCGTTACGTGGGGCTGTGCCTCATCCTGGCCTGCCTGCTCGGAGCCGTGTTCCTGGTCGTTGGCCTGCCGCTCAAGGATCTGCTCCTGGCCGCCCTCCAGGTTCCTGAGGCCATGCGCCCGGTCACCCATTATTTCCTGACCGTGTTCCTGCTCCTGCTGCCGCCCTACTACATGCTGCTCATCACCAACGCCATTTTCCGAGCCCGCAAGCAGGTCTTTTACCCGCTCTACTGCATGATCATCGTCACCAGCCTGAACACGGTGCTCGATCTCGGTTTGGGATTGGGCTGGTTCGGCCTGCCGAACATCGGGTACAAGGGACTGGCCTGGGCCACCTTCGGCTCGGTCACCTGCGGCGCGATTTTCAACCTGGCCCTGCTGGCCAAACAGGGCCAGCTCAACCCGGCATGTTTCGCGCCCTGGCGCTGGATGAAGCGAGCCACGCCCTACCTTGTCAAAGTGGCCTGGCCCTCGGGGCTCATGCAGGTCGTGTGGCAGTCCGGATATCTGGTCCTGTACGCCATCACCGCCAGCCTGCCCGGCGGTGCCGTCAACGCCCTGGCCGGCATGTCCATCGGACTGCGCATCGAGTCACTGCTGTTCATGCCCGCCATGGCCTTCAACATGACCGCGAGCATCCTCATCGGCCACTATCTCGGAGCGCGGCAACCGCTGGAGGCCAAACGGTTCGGCTTCCGCATCCTGGCCCTCGGGCTGGTGTCCATCTCCCTTTTCGCCCTGGTGGTCTGGCAGTTCATCAATCCGTGGGTGGCCCTGCTCACCCGCGACTCGGCAGTGGCCGCCCAGGCGGTCAGCTACCTCAAGTGGAACATGCTGGCCATTCCCTTCACCCTGACCAGCATGATCCTGGCAGGGGCCTTTAACGGGGCCGGGGCCACCATGTACAACATGCTCATCATGGGCAGCGCCACCTGGGTTCTCCGTCTTCCCCTGGCCTACCTGCTGGGCCACGAGATCATGGACGGGGCCGAAGGCATCTGGATTGCCATGTTCTGCTCGCAGGTCGTGCAGTCGTCCGTGCTGTTCTATTTCTTCAATTT
- a CDS encoding glutaredoxin family protein translates to MNDIKVYALSTCIHCRNAKKYLDECGVKYDCVHVDELTGDERKQIVKEVKERNPAVSFPTIVIHDKVIVGFHKDQIDKALKED, encoded by the coding sequence ATGAACGACATCAAGGTCTATGCACTTTCTACCTGCATTCACTGCAGGAATGCCAAAAAATATCTGGATGAATGCGGCGTGAAGTACGACTGCGTCCACGTAGATGAGTTGACCGGCGACGAGCGCAAGCAAATCGTCAAGGAAGTCAAGGAACGCAACCCCGCTGTCTCCTTCCCGACCATTGTCATCCACGACAAGGTCATCGTCGGCTTTCACAAGGATCAGATCGACAAGGCTCTCAAAGAGGACTAG
- a CDS encoding ferredoxin-thioredoxin reductase catalytic domain-containing protein has translation MDAKQLYEMLKKVQEPKGYYFNEDMDMTMPLLESLLTNKERLGYMACPCRLANGEYEADKDILCPCVYREEDVKEYGACFCALYVSKEFNEGTIEKQVVPERRPPEKILF, from the coding sequence ATGGACGCCAAGCAGCTGTACGAAATGTTGAAGAAGGTCCAGGAACCCAAGGGCTACTACTTCAACGAAGACATGGATATGACCATGCCCCTGCTGGAGAGCCTGCTGACCAACAAGGAACGCCTTGGCTATATGGCCTGCCCCTGTCGGCTGGCCAATGGCGAGTACGAGGCGGACAAGGACATCCTGTGCCCCTGCGTATACCGCGAGGAGGACGTCAAGGAATACGGCGCCTGCTTCTGCGCACTGTATGTCAGCAAGGAGTTCAACGAAGGCACCATCGAGAAACAGGTGGTTCCCGAACGCAGGCCGCCCGAAAAGATTCTCTTCTAG